A part of Mesoplodon densirostris isolate mMesDen1 chromosome 10, mMesDen1 primary haplotype, whole genome shotgun sequence genomic DNA contains:
- the LOC132497740 gene encoding protein preY, mitochondrial-like encodes MPCRVCGRFASVLWGTRAQPPAVAQRCVHTSVPRPSPDQSERTREPPCTFDPALLEFLVCPLSNKPLRYEASTNELINEELGRAYPIIDGIPNMIPHAARMTHQNKKQEEMEQH; translated from the coding sequence ATGCCGTGCAGAGTTTGTGGCCGGTTCGCCTCAGTGCTGTGGGGGACACGCGCACAGCCACCCGCGGTCGCCCAGAGGTGTGTGCACACGTCGGTGCCGCGGCCGTCCCCAGACCAGAGTGAGCGGACGCGGGAACCGCCCTGCACCTTCGACCCAGCGCTGCTGGAGTTCCTGGTGTGCCCGCTCTCCAATAAGCCGCTCCGATATGAAGCATCGACAAATGAACTGATTAACGAAGAGTTAGGAAGAGCCTATCCAATTATTGATGGGATTCCTAATATGATACCACACGCAGCTAGGATGACACATCAAaataagaagcaagaagaaatggAGCAGCATTAG